CTCATATATGGCTTTATTGCTTGTTCATTAATTTGATTAACAGTAGGAGCCATAATAAACATAGTTAAACATATTGCAAGTCCAACTAATACTTGGTTAGGTATTGTTTGTTGCGCACCTAATGCAGATTTTATAAAAGAAAATGTTATTATAATTCTTACAAAACTTGTCATCATAAAGACAATTGCACCTAAAAACATTAAACCTGTTAAAACTATAAACATTTTCATTAAAGGAGTGTAATCGCTTAAATATGGGGTTATATCACTTAGTGTTTGCATCTTTCTTCTCCTTTAGCTTACCTATTAAATTCATAGGGTTTTGTATATCTTTTTTTAAGTTCAATTTTTTAAACTTTAATTTATCTGATTTTAATATATTATTTTTTTGTCTTTTATCTTCTATTTCTTTTATGTCTTCTGGAGTTAAATCTTTTATTCTTTCTATATTATTATTTGATACTAACAAAACACATCCATCGTCTCCTGTTTTTAAAACAATTAAATATGTATCTTTGCTAATTCCAACTTTTTCTAAAATCTTTGCATATCTATCCATTCCAACATTTTGCAAGTTCATCCCATTCATTTTGTAAGCAATAGCAATTACCCCAATCATCAGAATAATAAATGCACTTAAGTTTACTAAGTATCTCAATGTTTCATACATGATAAGTTATCTTACTCCTTTGTGTCTTGGCTTTGTTGCAATTCTTGATTTTGATTTGCTTCTTCTTGCTTAGCTTTTTCTTTTTTATCCACTATCAAAATATCTACTCGTCTATTTGTCGATCTATTTTCTGGAGTATCATTAGCTACTAAAGGTCTAAACTCTGCATATCCTTTTACTGCAAATCTAGTTGGTGGAACCTCTTTATTTTCAACGAAGTACCTTACAACACTTACAGCTCTGGCTGTTGACAGCTCCCAGTTTGATGCATACTGTGAGTTATGTATAGGAATATTATCTGTATGCCCTTCTACTAAAACATCATTATCCATATCTTTAACTAATTTAGTTATAGTATCTAATGCCTTTATACTCGTTTCTTTTAAATCTGATCTTCCTGAATCATAAAGTATATTTTCATCTAGTTGAAGTACTATACCTCTGTCTTCTTCTCTTACTTTAACCGAGTCTTGCAGATTATTATCTTGAACAGCTTTATTAACTTTCTTTGCAAGGTCCTCTTTTTCTAAATTAGATTTACCTACTCCTACTTTTAAGTCTTCTATATTTTCAAGTTTTTCTATAGATGTGCTACCACCTAAAGAACTTTGTAAAGCTTTTGATAATTTACTTAACTTTTGACTATCTACTGCCGATATTGAATATAGTAGGATAAAGAAAGTAAGAAGTAGTGTTATTGTATCAGCATATGTGTCTATCCAAGACCCTGTTTCTACATCATCGCCTTTTCCTCTTCGTCTATCTCTACGCGACATTTACTGCTTCACCTTCTATCGTACCTCTAGTGTAATAAGATTTCTTTTCTTTTGGAGTTAAGAAGTTTACTAATTTTTCTTCAATTACTCTAGTGCTGTCTCCATTTTGGATACTCATAATTCCACAAATCATCATATCCATACGTTCACATTCTTTTTCTCCTTTTATTTGTATATTAAACCCAATTGGATTCAATATAGCATTAGCCATTAATGCCCCATAAAATGTTGTTATAAGGGCAGCTCCCATACCACTTGCAATTGCAGCTGGGTCGCCCATACCACCTGCAAGCATCTGAATTAACCCTATTAGAGTTCCAACCATACCAAACGCTGGGGCATAAGAGCCCCATATCTTAAATATCTTTGACCCTGTAATGTATTTACTTTCTACTTCATCTATTTCTATTTCTAATATTTCTTTAATATCTTCCATATCAATGCCATCTATAGCCAACTCTAGCCCTTTTCTTAAAAAATTATCTTCTATCTCAGAAACCTCTTGCTCTACTGCTAAAGGTCCATCTTTTCTAACCTTTCTAGCTAATTCTTTAAATTGATCTACTAAATCAACTTTATTTATATTTCCTGATTTTAATATTTCCTTAGTTACTTTTAATCCCGTTTTTAAATCATCCATAGAAAATGTTATAAGTAGTGATGCAAAAGATCCTCCAACTGTTATTGCCAGGGATGGTGTATCTATAAATGCATCTATCCCTGTTTTTCCTGATAATATACCATATGCAACAAATCCAAGAGCTAAAATAAGACCTACGGGAGTTAAAATATCATTTTTTTTCATATTATCCTCCTATTTATCTTTTTAAGTTTATTATTTCCTGTAAAAGTTCATCACTTGTTGTTATAACTTTACTAGATGCTTGGAATGCTCTTGTTGTTACTATCATTTCTGTAAATTCTTCTGACAAATCAACATTTGACATTTCTATAGCACCTTGGTTTATAAGTCCATGTTTTACTCCGTACATAGGTCTTCCTGAGTTAGCTGTTTCTCCATAAAGATTACCACTTAAAGATTCCATACCTTCTGGGTTTTGGAAAACTGCTATTTTTAATGCCTGATCATTATCAACTTTTGTTCCATCTGCTAATAAATATGAAATCTTACCTTCTTTTGATATGTTGAACGATAAAACCTTTTGCATTTCTCCACTTGGATTAGCTTTTTCTTTTGGTATTTCTACTGGCTTTCCATCTGTATTTAAAACTTTATATCCATCCGCTGTTACTAAACTTCCATTAGCATCCAATGTAAATGATCCATCTCTTGTGTAAGCTTCTTGCTTAGGTCCTACACTTACAACAAAGAATCCATCTCCATCTATAGCTAAATCTGTTGGTCTACCTGTTGGTTGTATCGCTCCTTGTGCCATGTTTCTAAATATCCCACTTACCTTTGTTCCTATTCCTACTTGACCTGGGTTAACCCCACCTATTACATTAGGATCTCCAGCATCTCCACCTGGAACACTTGAATATATTACGGTTTGATTTAATGCATCTGAAAATCTTGTAGTTGACTTTTTAAATCCAGTTGTTCCAACATTTGCAACATTGTTCCCAACTACGTCCATTTTTGTTTGGTTAGCTTTCATTCCGCTTATTCCTGAATACATTGACTTTAACATATCATTACTCTCCCTTTTTGTTTGTATTTGACTCTATAGAATCTTTATTTTCACTTGCTTTTATAAGAGCTCCATATTCTGTTGATTTTAATTCTCCACTTTCATCTACTCTTACTTCCATATATACAATACCGTCTTTAATTTTTATACCTTCTACCACTCCTGTAATAGTTTTTTTATCATCTTTATTTTCGTCATTTTTAACTGTGTTATCAACTTTTCCAGCATCTTCTTCCTTTGGAGCATAGGCTTCTATTCTTTTACCTATAAGTGCTGATGCTGTGCTCATTGCAGAATTCACTAAAACTCCATTAGTTAACCCTACTAGGTATTCCATTCCCTCATTCAAATTTTGCATCTGCTCTAACGAACTAAATTGAGCAAGTTGAGTTACATATTGCGTAGGGTCCTGTGGATTTAGAGGGTCTTGGTTACTCATTTGTGCTACTAGTAGCTTTAAAAATAAATTTTTATTAGTTTCTTCTCCAGGCATAACTATCTGTGTTCCATTTTCTGTTTTGCCAGATGATTTAGTATTTGCTACAGTTTTAGTATTTGATGTAGCTTTAGTACTTGATTGTTGTGTATTTAGTTTCATAAAATTATTCATAATTTACCTCTACGCTAGTATATTAAGATTTGATTCATCTATTTTTTCTTCATCTATATCTTCTATAGAATTTACTGTGGTCCTATTGCTTCTAGAGTTTCTTTTTTGCTTTTTTTGCTCTTCTTTTCTACTAAATTCTTGACTTAAATTATCCGAAAAGAAATTTTGATCATTTGATTTCATTTCAACAACTATATCTTTAGCCTTTATTCCTAAATCGCTTAAATGTCTATTTATATCATTTACATTTTTATTTAACATATTGAAAGTTTCTTCTTTTCCTACATGTATAAATACCTTTGTAGCTTCACTATCTTTTAAAAGTTTTATAGTCATATCCCCTAATTCTTTAGGATTTATATTTACTTTGATTTCTTCTATATTATTATTTTTCAGATATTTAACCATTTTTATAAAATCATCGCCAATATTACTTGCACGTATAGTCACTGCTGGAGGATTTTTATTTATAGCTGGTTCTTGTATAAATGTTTTATTATTTATAATAGATAAATCACTTCCATTTTTATCTGCTATATTTTCTAATATACTTAAACCTTCATCCTTACCTTTATCTTTTTGATTCACATCTACAATATTATTTTTATTAGCATTTGTTGCTATATTTAATTCTTCATATGACTTTAAAGATTTTATCTCACTGTCTACTTTTTTAATCCCATCTTTAGGGTTTTCATCCTGTTCATTGATATTTTCTGCCAGTTTAGTGTTTTTTTCACCAGCTTTTTTCGACAATTTATCAAGATTTAAACCTTTAGGTAAAATAACTTCACCATCAGTTGGTAAATCTAAATCATCGGTTTTAGTAAATTTATCTAAATTAAAATTTAAATCAATATAACTACTTATTTCATCATTACTTAATTTCATCATCTTATCAATATCTAATGTTTTTAAGTTTAAGTTTGATTTATCATTTATGCTCAAAATAGTATCGTTTATTGACTTCAAAATTTCTTCTTTTTTCAAATCTGGATTTACATATGAATTATCCATTTCTTTTAATTTATTTAAATTTGAAAAAAGATTTTGAATTAATGATGCTATTAAATCACAATCTTCATTTTCTTGATCTACATTTGTATTTTCAATGTCCATATCTAAAGAAGCTAGTAAATCTTCAAATCCACCTTTACTTGATAACTTAGTGCTTACATTGCTTTTTCCAAGTGCTAAGTTTACTAAGTCGAAGGAAAAATTCAAGTTAAAATTCATATCTCAATCATCCTTTATGATATATTCTTTTTATTTCTCATGTACGCATATAAAGCAAATTCATCATTTTCTATTTGCTCTTTTCTCGCTTCTTCTTTTCTTATTTTTATAAATTTATTCTCTTTTAATGTTTCTAAAGATTTTCTATCTATTTGTCTTTCAATGAATTTATCTTTTGCTTCTACTACTATTTTCTCTTTTTCTACTAATATTTTATTACTTTGTTCTATAGTTTGACTTATTGAATGAAGATAGTTTAATCTTACTTTTTGACTTATAGTATCCTCTGATTCTTCAAACTGAGCATATTTCTTATAACTACAACCTAACTTTTTTATGTTATCTTCTAATGTTTTTTTATCATTTTGTGCCTTTGTATATTCTAGTTTGCTTTCTTCTTCTTCTTTTATTTTTATATCTAATAACTTTTGTAGCTTAAATTTATAGTTTGTCAATCAAATCTCTCCTCGTTATTTAAATATGTTCTTTAGTTCGACTATACTCTCTTCAAATTTAGTTTTTTCATTTACACCTTGCTTTAAAAATGAATTAACTTTATCTATGTATTCAATAGCCATATCTATATTTTTATTAGAACCCTGTTCATAAGCTCCTATGTTAATTAAATCTTCGGCTTCTTTATATGTAGCTAATATATCTCTTGCTAAAGATGCACATTCCTGATGTTGATCCTCGCAAATTTCTTTCATAAGTCTACTTACACTATTTAATATATCTATAGCTGGATAATGGTTTTTATGTGCAAGGTCTCTAGATAAAACAATGTGTCCATCTAAAATACCCCTTACTGTATCTGCAATTGGCTCATTGAAATCATCTCCATCAACTAAAACTGTATAAAAAGCAGTTATCGAACCTTTTTCAGACATTCCACTTCTTTCCATAAGCTTTGGAAGTAATGCAAATACTGATGGTGTATATCCTTTTTGTGCAGGTGGCTCTCCTATAGCTAAACCAACTTCTCTTTGAGCCATTGCAAATCTAGTTACAGAGTCCATCATTAAAATAACTTTTTTACCTTGGTCCCTGAAATACTCAGCTATAGCTGTGGCTGTTAGCGCTCCCTTTAATCTAAGTAAAGGTGATTTATCAGAAGTTGCACAAACTACTACAGATTTTTTCATACCTTCTTCACCTAGGTCTCTCTCTATAAAGTCCAGTACTTCTCTACCTCTTTCTCCTATAAGGGCAATAACATTTACGTCAGCTTTAGCTGTTTTTGCTATCATTCCTAAAGTTGTACTTTTCCCAACACCACTTCCTGCAAATATACCTATTCTTTGACCTTCTCCACAAGTTAAGAACCCATCAATCGCCCTTATGCCTGTAGGCATGATATTTTTTATTCTTGGCCTTTTCATTGGATCTGGTGGTTCATTTGAAAGACTGTATCTTTCTCCTCCTAAAACCTCTTCATCATCTATTGGGTTTCCAATTCCATCTAACACTTTACCTAATAAGTCATTACTACATTTAACACTAAGTGGTATTCCTCTAGCAACAACTCTACACCCAGGAGCTACTCCTGCAAGTTCTCCTAGTGGCATTAAAATTACATATTTATCTTTAAATCCAACAACCTCACAATTTATAGGTTCATCTGCATAGTTGTAAACGATGCAAAGTTCACCTACAAAAGCCTTTATACCTTCAACCTCAACCGTAAGACCTATTATCTTAGTTACTTTACCTTCTGATATAACTTCCTTTACTTCTAAAACTTTATTTTTCAATCTCTCAAAGTCTATATCAATCATAAAAGTTCCTCTTTCACCTTTTCTAAAACACAATCAATTCCAACTATTAATCTTCCTTTATTAGTTTCAATTATTGCATTTCCTGGTTCTATAAAGTCATCTACTAATACAAATGCTTCTCCTTTTATTAGTTGTTGGTTTTTTAACTTATTTAGTTGTTCATTAACTTGTTCTATATATATTGCATTAGTTCTTATAACAAAATTTTCTTTTATTTCATATTCATTTATAGTAGATTCAAGTATATTATTCATAGAATCTATATCTTTGAATTTTTCTTTAAGCACCTTTTCTGCTATAGATATACTTAAGTTAATAATGTCTTTTTTGTTAGATTTTATAAAATTTGTTACTTGATTGTTAGCCTGAATTAAAATATCATTTGCTTTATTTATAATCTCTTCAGATTCTTGTTTTGCTTTTTCAATGTTATCTTCATAGGATTCTTTATATCCATCTTCATAACCATTTCTCAATCCTATATTATGACCTTCTTCATATGCTTTTTTCTTTATTTCTTCACATTGGTTTTGTGCTTCTTGAACGATTTTTTCACTTTCTACTTGTGCATTTGATATCATATTTTCACAAGTATTTTTAGCTTGTTCTAATTGTTGTTCAATTTCTTCATTTACTTTTAATACTTCACTTTCATCAAAAGTTTCTTCATTATTAGTTGTTTTTACCGTAGCAGTAGTTTTTAAAGGTTTAATACCTTTAAAAACTACCCCATCAGATTTTAAAATACAGTTACTCTTAAATAAACTCATCGTCTGAACCTCTAGATAATGTTATTTCTCCAGTATCTTCAAGTCGTCTAACAACATTTACAATAGCCTGTTGTGCTTCTTCTACTTGAGATATCTTAACCTTACCAAGTAAATCAATTTCTTCTCGTAACGCTTGTGATGCTCTTTGAGATTGATTTTTAAATATAGCACTTGAAACATCTGGTGATGCTGCTTTAAGTGCAAATGCAAGATCTTTAACATTAACTTCTTTTAGAATTCTTTGGATAGCCATATTGTCAAGTCTAACGATATCGTCAAAGATAAACATATTAGATTTAATTTCTTCAGCTAACTCTTCATTTCTCTGTTCAATAAACTTGATAATATTTTTCTCTGTTTTTCTATCAACATTTGTTAATATATCTACCAAGCTATTAACCCCACCAGCACTTTCCATTTCTAACTTTCCTAAACTGTTTAACTTTGCTTCTATAGCTTTATCTATAGATTTTATTACAGCTGGTGATATGTTTGCTGTCGTTCCTATTTTAAGTGCAATTTCAAGTTTATGTTCATCAGGTAATTCAGATAATACTACTGCTGCTTTATCAGGTTGAATATGAGCTAATATTATGGCTATTGCCTGTGGACTCTCACCCTGTATACATGTTAGTATCTGTTCAGGCTCAGCCTTTCTAGCTGATATAAATAACTTTGTATATGCATCATATTTTATACCTTCTAATAACTTAGTAGCCCTTTGACTTCCTAATGCTCCATTAAGTAGATTTTTTGCACAGTCAATTCCACCTTCTATTACAAACTCTTTACCTTTGTTTAGCTCTATAAACTCTTGTAAGACCTCTCTTCTTTCTCTTGGCTTTACAGTGTGTATATTAGCTATTTCAACCCCTATTTTTTGAATCTTTCTATCTGAAAGATTTTTTATTACACTTGAAGCAACTTCAGGTCCTAATGTCATTAAAAGTATCGCTGCCTTTCTAGAACCTGTAACTCGTCTAAACTTAGGTATATCTCCTAAGTCATATGCATTACCTTTTATACCATCTGTCTGCAAATAATCTCACCCTTTACTCATTTAACCAACTATTAACTAGGTCTGTAACTTGATCTGGATTGTCAGCTGCAAATTGCTTAACTTCATCTTCTAAACTCACATTTTCCTCATCTTCTTCTTCGTTACTATTTAATCTATTTTGTTCTAACTCTTCTAGTTTTTTGTTGATTAGTTCTATTTCATCTTCTTCATCTACATAATCTAATTCTCTAGATTCTTTCTTTTTCTTTATAATCATGTAAATTATTATACCTATTATTGCAAGTAAAATAATTACACTCAGTACTCCTGCTATAATTAACACCCTTCCTAATGATTTGTCCTTACTTATAGCACTCTTTATAACTCCAAATGTAGAAGTGTCTTCGTCTTCTGATCCAAATCCCATAGAAACTACTTTAACACTATCGCCTCGTTTAGGTTGCATTCCTACAGCATTTGCTACCATTCCCTCTACATTTCTTAACTCTGCACTAGTAAGTGTTCTATTTATAGCAACTGAAGCAGTTATTCTATTTATGCCGCCTTTAGCTTTTATTACTTTTGTCTCAGTTTTTCCTGTTTGATATTCTATATCTTGTTGAGTATCTTCATCA
The nucleotide sequence above comes from Paraclostridium bifermentans. Encoded proteins:
- a CDS encoding flagellar hook assembly protein FlgD, which encodes MNNFMKLNTQQSSTKATSNTKTVANTKSSGKTENGTQIVMPGEETNKNLFLKLLVAQMSNQDPLNPQDPTQYVTQLAQFSSLEQMQNLNEGMEYLVGLTNGVLVNSAMSTASALIGKRIEAYAPKEEDAGKVDNTVKNDENKDDKKTITGVVEGIKIKDGIVYMEVRVDESGELKSTEYGALIKASENKDSIESNTNKKGE
- the fliI gene encoding flagellar protein export ATPase FliI translates to MIDIDFERLKNKVLEVKEVISEGKVTKIIGLTVEVEGIKAFVGELCIVYNYADEPINCEVVGFKDKYVILMPLGELAGVAPGCRVVARGIPLSVKCSNDLLGKVLDGIGNPIDDEEVLGGERYSLSNEPPDPMKRPRIKNIMPTGIRAIDGFLTCGEGQRIGIFAGSGVGKSTTLGMIAKTAKADVNVIALIGERGREVLDFIERDLGEEGMKKSVVVCATSDKSPLLRLKGALTATAIAEYFRDQGKKVILMMDSVTRFAMAQREVGLAIGEPPAQKGYTPSVFALLPKLMERSGMSEKGSITAFYTVLVDGDDFNEPIADTVRGILDGHIVLSRDLAHKNHYPAIDILNSVSRLMKEICEDQHQECASLARDILATYKEAEDLINIGAYEQGSNKNIDMAIEYIDKVNSFLKQGVNEKTKFEESIVELKNIFK
- the flgF gene encoding flagellar basal-body rod protein FlgF encodes the protein MLKSMYSGISGMKANQTKMDVVGNNVANVGTTGFKKSTTRFSDALNQTVIYSSVPGGDAGDPNVIGGVNPGQVGIGTKVSGIFRNMAQGAIQPTGRPTDLAIDGDGFFVVSVGPKQEAYTRDGSFTLDANGSLVTADGYKVLNTDGKPVEIPKEKANPSGEMQKVLSFNISKEGKISYLLADGTKVDNDQALKIAVFQNPEGMESLSGNLYGETANSGRPMYGVKHGLINQGAIEMSNVDLSEEFTEMIVTTRAFQASSKVITTSDELLQEIINLKR
- the fliG gene encoding flagellar motor switch protein FliG; amino-acid sequence: MQTDGIKGNAYDLGDIPKFRRVTGSRKAAILLMTLGPEVASSVIKNLSDRKIQKIGVEIANIHTVKPRERREVLQEFIELNKGKEFVIEGGIDCAKNLLNGALGSQRATKLLEGIKYDAYTKLFISARKAEPEQILTCIQGESPQAIAIILAHIQPDKAAVVLSELPDEHKLEIALKIGTTANISPAVIKSIDKAIEAKLNSLGKLEMESAGGVNSLVDILTNVDRKTEKNIIKFIEQRNEELAEEIKSNMFIFDDIVRLDNMAIQRILKEVNVKDLAFALKAASPDVSSAIFKNQSQRASQALREEIDLLGKVKISQVEEAQQAIVNVVRRLEDTGEITLSRGSDDEFI
- a CDS encoding flagellar biosynthetic protein FliO, with amino-acid sequence MYETLRYLVNLSAFIILMIGVIAIAYKMNGMNLQNVGMDRYAKILEKVGISKDTYLIVLKTGDDGCVLLVSNNNIERIKDLTPEDIKEIEDKRQKNNILKSDKLKFKKLNLKKDIQNPMNLIGKLKEKKDANTK
- a CDS encoding motility protein A; this encodes MKKNDILTPVGLILALGFVAYGILSGKTGIDAFIDTPSLAITVGGSFASLLITFSMDDLKTGLKVTKEILKSGNINKVDLVDQFKELARKVRKDGPLAVEQEVSEIEDNFLRKGLELAIDGIDMEDIKEILEIEIDEVESKYITGSKIFKIWGSYAPAFGMVGTLIGLIQMLAGGMGDPAAIASGMGAALITTFYGALMANAILNPIGFNIQIKGEKECERMDMMICGIMSIQNGDSTRVIEEKLVNFLTPKEKKSYYTRGTIEGEAVNVA
- the fliJ gene encoding flagellar export protein FliJ, whose product is MTNYKFKLQKLLDIKIKEEEESKLEYTKAQNDKKTLEDNIKKLGCSYKKYAQFEESEDTISQKVRLNYLHSISQTIEQSNKILVEKEKIVVEAKDKFIERQIDRKSLETLKENKFIKIRKEEARKEQIENDEFALYAYMRNKKNIS
- a CDS encoding OmpA/MotB family protein codes for the protein MSRRDRRRGKGDDVETGSWIDTYADTITLLLTFFILLYSISAVDSQKLSKLSKALQSSLGGSTSIEKLENIEDLKVGVGKSNLEKEDLAKKVNKAVQDNNLQDSVKVREEDRGIVLQLDENILYDSGRSDLKETSIKALDTITKLVKDMDNDVLVEGHTDNIPIHNSQYASNWELSTARAVSVVRYFVENKEVPPTRFAVKGYAEFRPLVANDTPENRSTNRRVDILIVDKKEKAKQEEANQNQELQQSQDTKE
- a CDS encoding flagellar hook-length control protein FliK yields the protein MNFNLNFSFDLVNLALGKSNVSTKLSSKGGFEDLLASLDMDIENTNVDQENEDCDLIASLIQNLFSNLNKLKEMDNSYVNPDLKKEEILKSINDTILSINDKSNLNLKTLDIDKMMKLSNDEISSYIDLNFNLDKFTKTDDLDLPTDGEVILPKGLNLDKLSKKAGEKNTKLAENINEQDENPKDGIKKVDSEIKSLKSYEELNIATNANKNNIVDVNQKDKGKDEGLSILENIADKNGSDLSIINNKTFIQEPAINKNPPAVTIRASNIGDDFIKMVKYLKNNNIEEIKVNINPKELGDMTIKLLKDSEATKVFIHVGKEETFNMLNKNVNDINRHLSDLGIKAKDIVVEMKSNDQNFFSDNLSQEFSRKEEQKKQKRNSRSNRTTVNSIEDIDEEKIDESNLNILA
- a CDS encoding FliH/SctL family protein, with translation MSLFKSNCILKSDGVVFKGIKPLKTTATVKTTNNEETFDESEVLKVNEEIEQQLEQAKNTCENMISNAQVESEKIVQEAQNQCEEIKKKAYEEGHNIGLRNGYEDGYKESYEDNIEKAKQESEEIINKANDILIQANNQVTNFIKSNKKDIINLSISIAEKVLKEKFKDIDSMNNILESTINEYEIKENFVIRTNAIYIEQVNEQLNKLKNQQLIKGEAFVLVDDFIEPGNAIIETNKGRLIVGIDCVLEKVKEELL